A genomic region of Papaver somniferum cultivar HN1 chromosome 7, ASM357369v1, whole genome shotgun sequence contains the following coding sequences:
- the LOC113296608 gene encoding oxysterol-binding protein-related protein 3B-like yields the protein IVDGYVYNASKEPKILMTGKWTESMSYQPCDEEGKPLSGTEPKEMWRVPDVPLKDKYQFTYLSHKVNSLDTAPRQMLASDSRLRPDRYALEKGELSKVSKEKNILEVKQRKERKSRETNGDTFTPKWFDLTNEVVTTPYGETPIYKYNYKYNEHRAKVNSLIEVVQPIEFNPWQYGQEKMA from the exons ATAGTGGATGGGTATGTTTACAATGCTTCCAAGGAACCCAAAATCCTTATGACTGGAAAATGGACAGAGAGTATGAGTTATCAACCATGCGATGAGGAAGGAAAACCGCTTTCAGGAACTGAACCAAAAGAG ATGTGGAGAGTTCCTGATGTTCCACTCAAGGATAAATATCAATTTACATACTTATCACATAAGGTAAACAGTTTGGATACTGCACCTAGGCAGATGTTGGCATCAGATTCTCGTTTACGTCCTGATAGATATGCACTTGAGAAGGGAGAACTATCAAAAGTCAGCAAGGAGAAAAACATCCTAGAGGTGAAACAGAGAAAGGAAAGGAAAAGTAGAGAAACCAACGGCGACACATTTACTCCAAAATGGTTCGACTTGACTAATGAAGTAGTAACTACACCATATGGCGAAACACCAATTTACAAATACAATTATAAGTATAATGAACACAGAGCAAAAGTGAATAGCTTAATCGAGGTTGTGCAACCGATTGAGTTCAACCCTTGGCAGTATGGACAAGAAAAGATGGCTTAA